DNA sequence from the Anaerolineae bacterium genome:
AAAATGAAGCAATTCAGGGTTTTGTTTTTACCTTAAGGGTTAAGCGTGATGTCAAAAATCCAACAAGTTGATGTTTTTATTGTTGGGGCCGGCCCGGCCAGCATGTCTACCGCTTTGCACCTGATCCAGGCTGAGCCAACCTGGGCCGGGCGCGTGGTGGCCATAGACAAAGCCATTCATCCCCGCGAAAAATTGTGCGGGGGGGGAATCACCCGTTTGGGCGAGGATGTGTTAACCGGATTAGGGCTGGCGTTTGAACCGGCCCATGTGCCGGTACGCGAACTGCGCTTTGTTTATCAGGATTTAACGTTTGCGGTCCGCGACGACCCTGTGTTTCGGATTGTGCGCCGGGATGAGTTTGACCACTGGTTGGTCCGGCAGGCAGAAAAACGGGGGATCCAGTTGCGCCAGGGCGAGGCCGTCAAGGCCATTATCCCTCACCCTACTTATATTGAAGTTGTCACGGCGCAAACAACCTTTCACGCCAAAATCCTGGTGGGCGCGGACGGGTCGCGTAGTTTTGTGCGCCGGGCGCTCAAGTGGGATAACGGCAAACGCATGGCCCGCTTGCTGGAGGTATTGACGCCGGAAACGGCTGAAGAACAAGAAGAATTTCAAAAAGGCATCGCCACTTTTGACTTCAGCCGGATGAGGGCCGGCCTACAGGGCTATTATTGGGATTTTCCCAGTTTGGTCAAGGGCCAACCATTTATGAATCGTGGCGTGTTTGACAGCCGCGCCCGGCCAGAACGTCCCCCCGTATCGCTCAAACAAGAATTACGCCAGGCCCTGGCCGAACGAGAACGGAATT
Encoded proteins:
- a CDS encoding FAD-dependent monooxygenase — translated: MSKIQQVDVFIVGAGPASMSTALHLIQAEPTWAGRVVAIDKAIHPREKLCGGGITRLGEDVLTGLGLAFEPAHVPVRELRFVYQDLTFAVRDDPVFRIVRRDEFDHWLVRQAEKRGIQLRQGEAVKAIIPHPTYIEVVTAQTTFHAKILVGADGSRSFVRRALKWDNGKRMARLLEVLTPETAEEQEEFQKGIATFDFSRMRAGLQGYYWDFPSLVKGQPFMNRGVFDSRARPERPPVSLKQELRQALAERERNLADYLLQGHPIHWFDPCGRFAMPHVILVGDAAGADPMFGEGISFALAYGQVAAEAIIDAFARQDFSFTHYHRRILAHPILSQLRMRANVARLAYLFNSPRLVGWFWRLVPLIVRLVAWYNPYYVPVNDRRLVRLKDRQDGNQ